In a genomic window of Microcoleus sp. AS-A8:
- a CDS encoding photosystem II reaction center protein J yields the protein MAGTGKIPLWIVATVAGTGVIVILGIFFYGAYAGLGSSL from the coding sequence ATGGCTGGAACAGGAAAAATTCCCTTGTGGATTGTTGCCACAGTTGCGGGAACAGGTGTCATCGTAATTCTTGGTATTTTCTTTTATGGTGCTTACGCAGGGCTAGGTTCCTCGCTGTAG
- the ndhC gene encoding photosynthetic/respiratory NAD(P)H-quinone oxidoreductase subunit C produces the protein MFVLSGYEYLLGFLLACSLVPLLALTASKLLRPSTGGPERRTTYESGMEPIGGAWIQFNIRYYMFALVFVIFDVETVFLYPWAVAFSRLGLLAFIEALIFIAILVVALVYAWRKGALEWS, from the coding sequence GTGTTTGTTCTTAGCGGCTACGAGTATCTCCTAGGCTTCTTACTAGCTTGCAGTTTAGTCCCCCTTTTAGCACTGACTGCATCTAAGCTTTTGCGACCCAGCACAGGGGGTCCTGAGCGACGTACCACATACGAATCCGGAATGGAACCCATAGGGGGAGCGTGGATTCAGTTCAACATCCGTTACTACATGTTTGCGCTGGTCTTCGTGATATTCGATGTGGAAACGGTATTTTTGTATCCTTGGGCTGTCGCCTTCAGTCGTCTCGGACTGCTGGCTTTCATTGAAGCTTTAATTTTTATAGCAATTCTTGTGGTTGCTCTTGTTTACGCATGGCGCAAAGGAGCCCTTGAATGGTCATGA
- the psbE gene encoding cytochrome b559 subunit alpha, with protein MSGSTGERPFGDIITSVRYWVIHSITIPALFIAGWLFVSTGLAYDVFGTPRPNEYFTQDRVEAPILSDRYEAKQQIQQFSGK; from the coding sequence GTGTCAGGTTCAACTGGAGAACGTCCGTTTGGGGACATTATTACAAGTGTTCGTTACTGGGTAATTCACAGTATCACTATCCCGGCTTTATTTATTGCTGGCTGGCTATTTGTTAGCACGGGTCTGGCCTATGATGTGTTTGGCACACCCCGCCCTAATGAATATTTCACCCAAGACCGTGTAGAAGCACCCATTCTAAGCGATCGCTACGAAGCCAAACAGCAAATCCAGCAATTCTCTGGTAAGTAG
- a CDS encoding photosynthesis system II assembly factor Ycf48: MSDLMKALKQIVILLGIALFCVSCSKVPSVSYNPWQVVSTSTESTLQDVGFTDDLNHGWAVGSNATLLETKDGGKTWQEKGLELGETNYRFTSVSFAGDEGWIVGEPSILLHTTDSGASWSRIPLSEKLPGSPNTILALGPKSAEMTTTVGAIYQTKDNGQTWKALVEEAVGVVRNISRSEDGKYIAVSARGNFFSTWEPGQSAWVQHNRNSSRRLQSMGYGKDGRLWLLARGGQVQFSRAEDLETWDESQNPEFSTSWGFLDLAYRTPEEIWVAGGSGNLLCSFDGGKTWQKDREIENVPANFYKIVFVTPERGFIIGQKGVLLRYEPPSEAA; this comes from the coding sequence ATGAGCGATTTGATGAAAGCGCTGAAACAAATTGTAATATTGCTGGGAATCGCCCTATTTTGTGTTAGCTGTAGTAAAGTTCCATCTGTAAGTTATAATCCCTGGCAGGTTGTTTCCACGTCAACGGAATCTACCTTACAGGATGTTGGTTTTACCGATGACCTCAATCATGGATGGGCAGTAGGGAGTAATGCTACTCTTTTAGAAACAAAAGATGGCGGTAAAACCTGGCAAGAAAAAGGGCTGGAGCTGGGAGAGACAAACTATCGCTTCACGTCTGTTAGCTTTGCTGGTGACGAAGGCTGGATTGTGGGTGAACCCTCAATCCTTCTACATACGACAGATAGCGGAGCTTCTTGGTCTCGCATCCCCTTGAGCGAAAAGTTACCCGGTTCGCCTAATACCATTTTGGCTCTTGGCCCCAAATCCGCCGAGATGACGACCACAGTGGGAGCGATTTATCAAACAAAAGATAACGGTCAGACTTGGAAAGCTCTGGTTGAAGAAGCCGTGGGTGTTGTCCGGAATATTTCCCGTTCAGAAGATGGCAAATACATTGCTGTTTCCGCTAGAGGGAACTTCTTCTCGACTTGGGAACCCGGTCAGAGTGCTTGGGTACAGCATAACCGCAACAGTTCCAGGCGTCTTCAGAGTATGGGATATGGAAAAGATGGGCGTCTTTGGTTGTTGGCGCGGGGAGGGCAAGTGCAGTTTAGTCGCGCTGAAGACCTAGAAACCTGGGATGAGTCTCAAAATCCGGAATTTTCGACGAGCTGGGGCTTCCTCGACCTAGCCTACCGTACACCTGAAGAAATTTGGGTCGCTGGTGGTAGTGGAAATTTGCTTTGTAGCTTCGATGGTGGCAAAACCTGGCAAAAAGACCGCGAAATTGAAAATGTGCCCGCCAACTTTTACAAAATTGTCTTTGTAACGCCAGAGCGGGGATTTATCATTGGTCAGAAGGGTGTTTTACTCAGGTACGAGCCACCTTCAGAAGCGGCTTAA
- a CDS encoding rubredoxin yields the protein MSEQAKEQTLAETAPSRYECRSCGYVYEPSKGDSNRDVPPGTPFEELPNDWRCPVCGVRTSQFENIGSSGAPSGFQENLNYGLGVNRLTPGQKNLLIFGALALGFLFFLSLYGLR from the coding sequence ATGAGCGAGCAAGCCAAAGAGCAAACCCTTGCTGAGACAGCGCCAAGTCGTTATGAATGCCGCTCTTGCGGCTACGTCTATGAGCCTAGCAAGGGAGACAGTAATCGTGATGTTCCTCCAGGGACGCCTTTTGAAGAGTTGCCCAATGACTGGCGTTGTCCTGTCTGCGGTGTTCGAACTTCTCAGTTTGAGAATATTGGTTCGAGTGGAGCGCCTTCTGGCTTTCAAGAGAACCTGAACTATGGCTTAGGGGTCAACCGTTTGACCCCAGGGCAAAAAAATCTCTTAATTTTTGGTGCCTTGGCTTTAGGCTTCTTGTTCTTTCTCAGTCTCTATGGTTTGCGCTGA
- the psbF gene encoding cytochrome b559 subunit beta, producing MTGNTPNQPISYPIFTVRWLAVHTLGVPTVFFLGAIAAMQFIQR from the coding sequence ATGACAGGTAATACTCCGAATCAACCCATTTCTTATCCAATTTTTACAGTTAGATGGCTAGCTGTTCATACACTGGGTGTGCCTACCGTTTTCTTCTTGGGCGCGATCGCAGCTATGCAGTTTATCCAACGATAG
- a CDS encoding NADH dehydrogenase subunit K translates to MNPNPTTNGAALGKQPNERIINPIERPTVTQELSENVILTTVDDLYNWARLSSLWPMLYGTACCFIEFAALIGSRFDFDRFGLVPRSSPRQADLIITAGTINMKMAPALVRLYEQMPDPKYVIAMGACTITGGMFSVDSPTAVRGVDKLIPVDVYIPGCPPRPEAIIDAIIKLRKKVANDSIQERSQLKQTHRYYSTTHKMKAVPDILTGKYLQSETRYTPPKELSEAMGMPVPPALKSAQNQEVSRG, encoded by the coding sequence ATGAACCCCAATCCAACAACGAACGGCGCTGCTTTAGGCAAGCAGCCAAACGAACGAATTATCAACCCAATTGAGCGACCGACCGTCACTCAAGAGCTTTCAGAAAATGTCATTTTGACCACAGTAGATGACCTCTACAACTGGGCGCGGCTTTCCAGCCTGTGGCCTATGCTGTATGGAACAGCCTGCTGCTTCATTGAATTTGCCGCTCTGATTGGCTCTCGCTTTGACTTTGATCGGTTTGGTTTGGTGCCTCGTTCTAGCCCTCGCCAAGCTGACTTAATCATTACGGCTGGCACAATCAACATGAAAATGGCACCGGCTCTCGTTCGTCTTTACGAGCAAATGCCAGACCCCAAATATGTGATTGCCATGGGTGCTTGTACCATCACGGGTGGTATGTTCAGCGTGGATTCCCCAACCGCCGTGCGCGGAGTGGATAAATTAATTCCTGTGGATGTGTATATCCCTGGTTGTCCTCCTCGTCCAGAAGCCATCATTGATGCGATTATTAAGCTGCGTAAAAAGGTCGCCAACGACTCTATCCAGGAAAGATCCCAGCTTAAGCAGACTCATCGGTACTACAGTACTACCCACAAAATGAAAGCAGTGCCAGATATTTTGACGGGTAAGTACTTGCAGTCGGAAACTCGTTACACTCCGCCCAAGGAGTTGAGCGAAGCGATGGGAATGCCAGTACCACCCGCCCTCAAATCTGCTCAAAACCAGGAGGTATCTCGTGGCTGA
- a CDS encoding photosystem II reaction center protein L, with the protein MPERSPNPNNQPVELNRTSLYLGLLLVFVLGILFSSYFFN; encoded by the coding sequence ATGCCAGAAAGATCTCCCAATCCGAATAACCAACCGGTTGAACTTAACCGGACTTCGCTCTACTTAGGTCTATTACTCGTTTTTGTTCTCGGTATTTTGTTTTCCAGTTATTTCTTCAATTAA